In the genome of Vicinamibacteria bacterium, one region contains:
- a CDS encoding DNA-directed RNA polymerase subunit beta, which yields MQKLAVNPYRERVDFSRIRAMIPIPNLIEIQRKSYDRFLQMNLLASERQDLGLQAVFKSIFPITDFRENCELQFVEYAIGVWECKCGKLEGLQHLRRRCTGCGETVRTNPLGDREIPCPACGKPNENRGTVCDTCGDSVGLKLKYDVEECQERGMTYSVPLKVTIRLTVFDKDPDSGVRSIRDIKEQEVYFGDIPLMTDNGTFIINGTERVIVSQLHRSPGVFFHEVDKATNAFLAQIIPYRGSWVEFEFDQKNLLHVRIDRKRKFLATVFLRALGLRTNEDIIREFYHVDTIEVRGGKLILPVSRAILGRRFNRDIEAEGSNEPVVPAGKRITRVAIEKIEKAGLTEIELSSGDLEGASSVGDVVNTETGEVLVDCNEPLPADIVDMLSENGITKLEVFYPETESIGPILSLTARKDTIRTSEEALIEIYRRLRPGDPPTLESSRSLFQGMFFNPQKYDFSRVGRLKLSTKLELEGDLDQRLLEPKDFFAVIKYLLQLPRNIGTVDDIDHLGNRRVRSVGELLENQFRIGLVRMERAIKEKMSVYQEMATAMPHDLINAKPVMAAVREFFGSSQLSQFMDQTNPLSEVTHKRRLSALGPGGLSRERAGFEVRDVHPTHYGRICPIETPEGPNIGLISSLSCYARINEYGFIESPYKKVDEGRVLDHVQVTATGDSTFAVWEIVERRAFEREVSRIEKAGGRVPEADPHAFYLSAWEEDQHVIAQANAKVDDKGNLTADRVNCRQ from the coding sequence ATGCAGAAACTTGCCGTGAATCCGTATCGGGAACGTGTCGATTTCTCCCGCATTCGGGCGATGATCCCCATCCCCAACCTGATCGAGATCCAGCGCAAGTCCTACGACCGCTTTCTTCAAATGAATCTCTTGGCGTCGGAACGCCAAGACCTGGGATTGCAGGCGGTCTTCAAATCGATCTTTCCGATCACCGACTTTCGCGAGAACTGCGAGCTGCAATTCGTCGAGTACGCCATCGGCGTTTGGGAGTGCAAGTGCGGGAAGCTCGAAGGGCTACAGCACCTCCGGCGCCGCTGCACCGGCTGTGGCGAGACGGTGCGCACGAACCCGTTGGGGGATCGCGAGATACCCTGCCCCGCATGCGGAAAGCCCAACGAGAATCGCGGGACGGTCTGTGATACCTGCGGGGACTCCGTCGGCCTCAAGCTCAAATACGATGTGGAGGAGTGTCAGGAGCGGGGGATGACCTACTCCGTACCCCTCAAGGTGACGATTCGCCTGACGGTCTTCGACAAGGACCCCGATTCCGGAGTGCGTTCGATCCGCGACATCAAGGAGCAGGAGGTCTATTTCGGCGACATTCCCTTGATGACCGACAACGGCACGTTCATCATCAACGGCACCGAACGCGTCATCGTCTCGCAGCTCCATCGTTCTCCCGGCGTGTTCTTTCACGAGGTGGACAAGGCGACCAACGCGTTTTTGGCTCAGATCATTCCCTATCGAGGAAGCTGGGTCGAGTTCGAGTTCGATCAGAAGAACCTGCTTCACGTACGAATCGACCGCAAGCGCAAGTTCCTCGCCACGGTGTTCCTCCGCGCCCTGGGGCTGCGTACCAACGAGGACATCATTCGCGAGTTCTACCACGTCGATACCATCGAGGTAAGAGGCGGCAAGCTCATTCTTCCCGTCTCCCGTGCGATCCTCGGCCGCCGCTTCAACCGGGACATCGAGGCAGAGGGTTCCAACGAGCCCGTCGTTCCTGCGGGTAAGCGCATCACCCGGGTCGCGATCGAGAAGATCGAAAAAGCCGGCCTGACGGAGATCGAGCTTTCGAGCGGGGACCTGGAAGGCGCTTCGTCGGTCGGGGACGTCGTGAATACCGAGACCGGCGAGGTCCTGGTGGATTGCAACGAGCCTCTTCCGGCCGACATCGTCGACATGCTGTCCGAGAACGGGATCACGAAGCTCGAGGTCTTCTATCCCGAGACCGAGAGCATCGGGCCGATACTCTCCTTGACGGCGAGGAAGGACACGATCCGAACCTCGGAGGAGGCGCTCATCGAGATCTACCGGCGCTTGAGGCCGGGGGACCCACCCACGCTCGAAAGTTCTCGCAGCCTTTTTCAGGGGATGTTCTTCAATCCCCAGAAGTACGATTTTTCCCGAGTGGGACGGCTCAAGCTCAGCACGAAGCTCGAGCTCGAGGGCGACCTGGACCAGAGGCTCCTGGAGCCGAAGGATTTCTTTGCCGTCATCAAGTACCTTCTCCAGCTTCCGCGCAATATCGGAACGGTGGACGATATCGATCATCTCGGCAACCGCCGGGTACGATCGGTTGGCGAGCTGCTCGAGAATCAGTTTCGCATCGGCCTCGTCAGGATGGAGCGAGCCATCAAGGAGAAAATGAGCGTCTATCAGGAAATGGCGACGGCCATGCCTCACGACCTCATCAATGCGAAGCCGGTCATGGCGGCGGTGCGCGAGTTCTTCGGCTCTTCCCAGCTCTCGCAGTTCATGGACCAGACCAATCCTCTTTCCGAGGTGACGCACAAGCGGAGGCTCTCCGCGTTGGGGCCGGGTGGCCTCTCGCGGGAGCGCGCCGGATTCGAAGTACGCGACGTACACCCCACTCACTACGGGCGCATCTGTCCCATCGAGACCCCCGAAGGTCCGAATATCGGGCTCATCAGCTCGCTGTCGTGCTACGCCCGGATCAACGAGTACGGTTTCATCGAGAGTCCCTATAAGAAGGTCGATGAGGGACGGGTTCTGGACCACGTCCAGGTGACGGCCACGGGTGACTCGACCTTCGCCGTTTGGGAGATCGTCGAGCGCCGCGCTTTCGAACGAGAAGTCTCCAGAATAGAAAAGGCCGGCGGAAGGGTACCCGAGGCCGATCCGCACGCTTTCTACCTCTCCGCCTGGGAGGAGGACCAGCACGTCATCGCCCAGGCCAACGCCAAGGTGGACGACAAGGGAAACCTCACCGCGGACCGAGTCAATTGTCGCCAGG